The stretch of DNA AAGAATTTGTTCCCTGCATCTAATCTAAACTTACTGTTTTTaagtttgaagccattctcccttgtcctttcactacatgcccttgcaaaaagtccttctccatctctcctTTAGGCCCCCATTAGGCACCAGAAGGCTGCTctcaggtgtccctggagccttctgctctccaggctgaacaaccccaactctctcagcttgTCTTTATAGGAGAGGCACTCTGAGCATCTGAGCATCTTCATAAGCCCCTTCTGGATACACTGGAACAAATCCATGTCCTTCTTATATTGGGGGTCctggagctggatgcagcattcCAGGTGGGTTCTCATGGGGGCAGAGTAGAGGCAGAATCAGCTCCCCTGGACTGCCAGTCATCATTCTCTTCATGCAGCCCTGGGTGTGGTTGGCTTGCTGGCCTGCAAACACAGGATGCTGGGTCAGGTTGAGCTTCTCATCAAGCAAcaccccaagtccttctcctcaggttGTTCTTGTCCTTCTGTCCATTTTTAACTTGGGATCTAATCTGAGAAATATAACTGGAGAATGACAACGATAGGAGAGTCAGGAGACTGAAAACTGGTAGTTGTGAGGGTACAGTGGATCCTTAATCTGTCTGTAATGCAGTTTTACATTTTGGACCACAGAAGGTTTCAAGATGGAATACTTCTGTTAAGATGGTATTCTCTGTCCATTTTCCCAGCTTACTCATGAAAGCCGTTCTTcaataaaaacaggaaaaacaagaatttttgCATcgttttcaaacagaaaaataacaacagGGTCAGACCAAGCCACAGGGCCAGACAAAATGGACAGATTTGGTCATTCCTGTATTTCCTaggaagacagagaaatatACAAATGTGTAGATAAACACATTGTAAATACATATGATATGCATGTAAACTATACCTCATAGAGAATAATGTATCCATgcacaagatttttttaattatttgcaaGCAACTTTGAAATGTGATTATGTGGAACAAAACCCCAGACCCTtaaatgcagtagaaatgtCTGTATTTCTTAGCCATAATAATAACTTCTACACCAAATGAGGTCAGCCTACCTTCAAAAAAGGACACTTCAAGCTGCCAATTTTATACATTCCTCAGTGGAATTTAAACAATTCCGtttcattttctccctttttgtcatcagattttatttcacttcctagaaaaataatttcctatgAATATGAGAAATACTAGTTAAAATGAATATGTCTGCTATGAAACAAAGTGTGAAGTAGGCTCAGCAGTTGCAAGACAAGAGTAAATAGCACATATGAGAGGCTGAAAACAAACCTGGAGAAATGTTGCAAATCTGGTTTAGATCACAAAACATGACCCTTTTGTTGGAAAAATAACCTTTCCTCTGTGAGTTAATGGTACTATTTCCTATTCTGGCTTTTAAATATGTTAATCATATACTACTTATGAGGGAATCATAAGTGGCTGTAACATAGGaactacagatttttttaaaaagtttgcttCTGAATTTTGAAGTAATTATTGAGTTCAATGATGGATGTGCAGTATAATACATACTTCACAGATCAAACCAATCATGTTATAGCTAATTGTATGGAGTATACTTCAAGTCAGCACATAAAGGAGTATAAAACCAGAGGATGACTTTGCTGGCCATTATGAAGTTGTGTTGTCTGGTTATATGACCAAGATAAAAATCATActaagcagcagctgcaatgtCATCTGTTGCAGTGCAAAAAATGCTGAGATAATCAATAAAAAACCATTAGAGAAGAATTCTCCATCTAGAGATCACCATTGATCTGTATTGGAACACATGGTGTGCAAGTAGGTTTCTTTAGCATAAGAGTCtatatttttatgaattttaaGTAGTGTATTTTGTAATAAAAGTGTGCAATTAAGATGTCTAGTTCAGTTGTTTTCAACTATTTGGAAATCAAAATAGAGTAATTAGTAATTCTGACTAATAAACACAGTTGAGTACAGGTTGGACTAAGCAGTTGcttgggaaaaataaatgtttgcaaTTTTTACAAAAATTATGAGAGGAATATGCAGAAATGAACTGATCTTTCAAGAAATTCAAGAAATTGCAAAATTCAAACTTACTAAAGGATATACTGAAGTCCATCCACAACCTGCTTCATCCTAGAGTGCATAACAGAAACTGAGGCAAATAGAAAACGATATGTTATTTTGTGCAGTGAAAACATGATTCAGAATTTcctgaattaataaaaaattctcATCGGCTTTGCCAGATTTGTGATCGGACCCCATTTCATTCATTTATGAAGAActcatttttgtttttagaaTATAGAGCAGAAACTCTGAGAGCATATTCTGCTCTGAAAACACTGTAGCACCACAGAAAGCTATCTGCATGTTTGAGAAGTTAAACTGACCATGATAATGCAtcattgaaacaaaaaaaaaaaaaaaaagaaaaaaagggagaatttGAACTGAAGTTGATAATGAGCTTCAGGGAAGAATTGTTAGTGTCTGTGCTCATTAAAAACAGGGATTAAAGCACTCCAATTAGTGCCCATGCATGAGAGTAAAAAGGACAAGGTCCAATGACAGAGCAATGGAAATTGTAATAAAAGatgttttgttcttgtttagAGGTTCCCTCACGCATTTTTGAAACAacagataatttattttctcatgatTCAGAACTATAGGCTTGTCTGCTTCTTTGAAAACTTGTTTCCCTTGCCTTCAGAAGACTTTTAAAAGATAAAGTATCTGTAATTAAATTCCCATCTGCAAATAACATCAGAATTAATTGCAGATTAATTAAACTATATTGGTACTTTTTCAAATGATCATCTTTTTATTCTAATTATCTCCCCTTTAAGGAACTGTGTACATGATAATGTCTCCTGTGTGGAACAAAAAGTAGCATGAAAAGTGAGATGCTTTGCAACAAACTGCAGTGCTTTAATTGCAGTGAGATGCTTTAGCCATCTAAAAGGTTATCTATGTTATCTATGCACTTATCATCTTATTTAGATTAATAGAGATCGCTGGGTAGCTAATTCCATGTAGCTTTAAAGAAGGAATTTACAGCAACTTTTGGAGGTATCAAGTATTCACTAGAGGATCCTGAATGACTGCCCTTAATCAGATCTTAACTTCTAGACAGCTTGAGCAGGATTAGACAGATTTccacctttttttatttttttttgtgggattcaTCTTGCAGGTGCAGAAATCTACATGTCTAGAATTGAGCAACATGTCAAGCCTTCTTCACAATTTCAAAGATTTGGTCAATCCAAATATTGAGAATTATTTGACATCTCCTGAgataaacattttcattttgtcaCTGATGTTTTGTCCTGAGTGATCAGCTCTGGGGGTGAGCCaggtgacctccagaggtcccttccagctccaacCACTCTGTTATCTAAAGTCTTGTCAGGGGCTTTAAAATCTTGTCAGGCAACAAGAATTGCCCAAAACCTAAAAATACATGACTTAAAATTACTCTGCAATAATTTCTCATGACCTAACTCTGTTATGATTTATTATCTGCAATATTCTAATGTCTAGTGCTCTCAGATCTAGACAAGAACTGTATGTGTTAGTCATTAATATCTAAAAAATTATCTAATTCTATATACATAATAACACAAGGCTCAACAATACAGCATTTGGATTGTGGGAACAGGAAGATGGGATCTTTTCCCAGATCTTTTCTTGCACAGAAATTCACTAAAGCTATTTTCCTTTGTCCTGATGCTCTTCCCATTTCATCTGAGCTACCACTTTTTGGGAAAATTGGTGTTTATCTTATGGATTTGTTCACGTGTACTGCAAAGCAATCCAGTCCAAATCATGAAATAATCACTTACCAATGCAGTAAGATAATTTGCTACATCAAAGAAGAAATGCAGAGTACTGTGGTGTGTTCCTCAGTTTGTATAAAATAGGAAGGGAAAGGcagtttttgctgcttttctgtttgtttgtttgtttgtttgtttgttttctcaggCCATGGCATTACTTAAATGATTATGTAAGACtgcaggaaaatggagaaaaatatacCAGTTGCAAGCATAAGACTTCCTTGCAACAGATCAGTGCAGTGAAAATAACCTTCTGTCCTTTTTGAGCTGACAGGCTTTTAAGTGGTGTTGGCTTGGTGGCAATGGCCCATTTCACTCAAGGATGTTTTCCTTAATAGGATCTAGAGGATTTTGAACAACATTTCAAAACTTGGGTGCTAAATCTATATTTGGGTCTACAGAACAAGAATTCAGAGAGTGGTTGAGGAAACAACAGAGCATAACTCTCTAGCTTGGTAGTGAGGGCTTGTTCCTGGGAAATCCTGTGTCTTGCCTTCTTGCAGTCCTGCCTTTCACTCCCTACCCCAACCACAGTTCCATGCAAATTGCTTCCTTCTCATCTTGGGAAGCTGCTCTCATATCAGACCACAGGTGAGGGAGCTCAATGCTTTTCTGGGACTGAGGATGGAAAACTGCAAAACTGAGGGTAGAGAAGGGCTGTTCTATAGGAGACATGAAGACAAAGTAGAGTTTtaaggaaaggcagaaaagtaGGAGAGCAGTGTCAGACAGGAAAAGATCCATCAGACCCAGAGGACAGAGGAATGGCATGAAAGGAcaaatgaaaaaggaagaaatcctgtattatataatttattaaaGCAAACATATTTTCAAACAGGGGAAAACACTTCTACTCAGTGAGGAAATACCAGGGACAAGTAAAGCTAGACTTTACAGGCAAGGAAAGAAATCACTAAAATGGATGTGAAAATAGGGAAACATTCAGTTTCAGGACATTTAAAATTCAAGTGTCTGGTGCATGAATTGAACCTGCAATACACACAATGATTGCAGTAATTTAACATGTGCCTAAAATGGTGAATGATAGAAAATAACAACTGAGATTATAAACTATGTATATTCATAGAGAAACCTTTTTAATCATCTCTGTAGCATAAAAAGATCAGCAAAGAAATCAGAATAACAAAcccaggacagagctgagtTTTGCTTCGTGGTGATGAGACTGGAGCAGAGACAGATTTTGGAGCAGAGGCAAATTTTGGAGCAGCCAAAGTGTGTCTGGGGTACCAGCAGCcttgcagctctggcagctcccagagTACTGCAGCCCCAAAACAGTGTGACTATCAGGGAAAATATCAGAccctgaaaggaaaaattaatatgAATACCCCTCATTTCTAAAACTAGCCCCTTTTTCAGAGATACAGCATGTTCTTTCAGCTAATTCAGATCTGTTTAATGTAATTTATCTTCTTTAACATACAgatttttaatttgtctttGGAAGAAGTAGCTTAGACCACTAAGTCATCAGTGGTATCCCTCTCCTAGCCTGCAGATTGATTATCACTCTTGCATCAATTCATTTAGAAAACGAAAATGAAATTCAGGGGTAGATAACAATATTTTCTTATCCTGAAAATTGCAGTTTCTGAATTATCTTCATTAATCTGTGTGAGGTAGAAGTGTCTGCCTTTAGTTTAAATTACCTTTCCTATTGTGACCATTTGAATATACAGTTAGTAAAGGCTGTAGCCCTGCTGTGATGATTTCTAGGCAAGTCAGACTGACCATAGTAGAGCTTGTTTGGAAGCTGAAATTTTGAATGAGTGCACattctttttttatattgtcATTTTAGGTTATTACTTTATTATCTAGTTTTATAGACATGAGGGAGCAAAAAAATGTTATGGAAACATCTGAAACAACTGCGTGTGGAGTCTGGGGAAAAAGGAAGTGAATTTTCTAGATAGTGTAGTCcatcaaaatgtttttcaaagtaTTTGAAATTAGTGTCCACTTTTACAAGATCAGTTTTGCACTTTTCTCTCTTTGAGCTCAGTTTAATGTtaccaaaaccaaatcaaaccaaaagaCATTCCCTTTTCATCAAATTTGCCTCCATGCTGCCCTTCTAACGTCTTACCTTGGTTTTGTCTTCAAGGGCACATCATAGCAGTTTCCCAGGAAAAGCCAGGCCATGGCTGCTCGGGTCAGGGcgctggcagtggtggcagtgctggctctggctgaggcTGCCCTGCCCAAGCCGGCGCGGGCCCCCCCGGTGCTGCACAAGCCTTTCGTGGTGGTTTGGAACGCGCCCACCGAGCAGTGCCGGCTGCGCTACAAGGTGGACCTGGACCTCGGCGTTTTTGACATTGCATCCAACATCAATGAGACTCTCAGTGGATCCAACGTGACAATCTTCTACCACACCCATTTGGGATACTACCCCTACTACTCAGATAATGGAGATCCTGTTAATGGAGGGGTGCCCCAGAACGAAAGTCTCATCAAACACCTCAGCAAAGCCAAGTCTGACATTGACTATTGCATACCCATGAAGAAATTTCAGGGACTTGCAGTCATTGACTGGGAAAACTGGAGGCCCCAGTGGGATAGGAACTGGGGTAATAAAAgcatttacagaaataaatctcTCGAGATTGTGAGGAGACGGCATCCTCGGTGGTCAGAGGACAAAATTAGGAAAGTGGCGAAAGAGGAATTTGAAAATGCTGGCAGGAGTTTTATGAATAACACCATCCTTCTGGCTGAGCACATGAGACCAAACGGTTTGTGGGGTTACTACCTTTACCCAGACTGCTACAATTACGATTACAAAGAGCACCCCCAAACATACACAGGGAAATGCCCAGCCATTGAGTCTTTCCGCAATGAcctcctgctgtggctgtggaaGGAAAGCACTGCTCTCTACCCTTCTATATACCTGGATTATATTCTGAAGTCAAGTCCAAATGCATTAAAATTTGTTCACTATCGGGTTAAAGAGGCAATACGTGTTGCCTCAATTGCTAGAAAAGACTATGTTTTGCCTGTATTTGTTTACTCCAGACCATTTTATGCCTATACTTTTCATGTTTTAACAGAGGTAAGCAGACAGACTTCTTTGAAAATGTAGAAATTAGAATAGCCTCTTAGAAAAAGTATGTTCTAAAAGCACTTACacatttgtttttcatatttaaGGCAGCCCCCTGAGAGGAAGTACTCTAGTCACAGTACAAAACTCTATGCCTTTCAAGAGTTAATATTGCAGTGGTTTGGTCTACCTTTGTGAGATAACAttgtatatttttaatgaaggtGGTTTAGAAAGAAAGTacaaagaaatatatttcttaaggaagtaatttgttttcatacttttattttttgaggCAGCTTGTGAAATGAGCTTGACAGATACtgtgacatttaaaattaattagtgCAATGGAAAGATAAACTTTCATGAGAAAGGctcttcagggtttttttgtttctttatgcAAATGTAAATTCATTCAATATAGAAATAAACTAGTTCAAGTAAAGCAATCTGTCCTGGAGTTCCTAACTCCTACATGATGAGCATTGGCCATCCATCTCACTTTTCAGAAGTACAACATCTTCATGTCTAACATTTAGTGCTAAACTGTGGAGGCTTCTTATCAAAGAAACCCAGTTTCTGAGTCATGCAGTGTTCCATCAACCAGTATTCAAGTGCAATAAATATGTAGTGGCCACAACACTTATGGTAAATTATATATGTGCAAATCTCAGACTTTCTGGATATGTAATGATGATTGTTGCTCTGACTTTGTTTACGCACATAATAGAAACTCACAGACACTTATTCATTTCTCTAATAGTTGCTTCAAGTgccaaaagcttttctttggtTTCTGTCAATTCcatgagaaaggagaaaatctAGGACAGGGAACTCATGAAAATAACACCTTGATGACAAAGGTCATCTGGGGGTGCTCCCTCCCTTTATTTTGTGGAGACCTGCATGAGAGATTCCTTTTAATGCTGCCAGAGACAAGTTCCTGACTCAAaccagaacagaagaaaggagagaagtGGCAAGGGAAAAGGCAAAGTTCATCCAGTAAACCTGGAAAGAAGTGGGGcttcagcctggagctggagctgaggaggtGCAGCAGATCCTGAGAGCCTGAGAAATGTTTCAAGCTGACACCAGGAAGCAAATTATACTTTCAGGCTGCCCCTGAAAAGCAAGTTGTACACGGAAGTAATTAGGAATTTGGTCTGGTTCATTTTCAGCAACCAGGAACTCTCTGGAGTTGTTTTCTCTGTGGAAATCACAGGTGCTAGCTGACTCAGAAATTATGGGCAGACAGGCCAGCCTAGTCCTGAAGGCAAGGAGTCAGGGGTCAGTACAGGCAGGAGTTCACCCAGAACAGCCCTCACTGAAGAACTCAGGCTAGGAAATACATAAGAATTCTTCAAATGCAGTCTgtaataatacatttttataaaatcaaTTAGTCCCTTGATCAATATAAAAATACCATGAAAGCTATGAAAACTAGTATGCTGTTACCAGTTATGTGTTTGAAATCTGTGGTAGTAGATAGGTACTGTTTTACCTTAAACTATATTCTGAACAGTACAGTAATAATTTGGAGTGATACTCCTCTCAGGTTACATTCTTTAACTCACCAGCCTGCTTTCCAGTTGCATGTAGCCATTTACTTTTGGATGCTTGAAAGATTGCCTTACAACTTTAAAAAGATCTTTACATAGCCAGAGAAACATATTTGGATTATGCTCCACATATTTTCTAATAAGGACAGCATGGGCAGGGTATTCAACATAGGACAGGGTTTAACGTGGCCAGACTACACACATAATCTGTGAGAATAGCTTGGGGTCTGACAGGAACTTGCAGGGTTGTATTTAAAAACATAGAAATGATCAAAAAAATCATGTTCTTGCATTCTTTCATAACCCTGGAGCCACTGGGATAATTTAAATGTGGTTTTGTATGTTCACGTTTTAGACTAGGTTGGAGCTTCTCATCTGACCCATGTCAAGCCCCTAAGTGATGCTCACAAAATTACAAACAGGGCATGAAACCTCTGAGCTCCAGAAACAATGTGCATGAAGGTGACAAGGAGAGGTCCCAGGACAATGATATCCAGGCTAAATGGCCACAGAAAAATTGGGACAGTGGGCAGATGGGATAGTTACCTGACCTCTGGCAGGGACTTGGCCAGGAcaaccacagccctgctccatcGAGCTGTGCAAGAGCTGTGCTTTCTATTCCAACAGAAACACTGCTGACATTCAAGACTTGTGTGCAAGCCCTTCTGTACAACAAAGGGTTTATGTGAAATTGCACGGTGGAGTCAGAAAAAGTGGTTGTGAGTCAGAGTCACTGAGGGAGAGACACAGATCTATCAAACCCTCAGAAAGATGAAAGGCCCAGGTCCTGGACAGATGCTGTAGCTGTGTGTGCTGTACCTTTCACACTGACTGCATCTGGAAATCAGGTGAGTTGTGCATAAGGTGTCTGAGAAATTAATCCTGGTTTTTGTCTCGGAAACAATTTACAAATTCTGAATTGGGATCCAAATCATTGTGAAAGTTTTGTGTATTTGCTAGAAATGTGTATAAGCAGTTTGCCATCTGTAGGGTATTGAGAAACTTTCTGCTTAGACAATTCACTACTAAGCTTGTGGGGGAGGGAAGTCACACAGTAGCATCTGTGCTTCCTGACTAGATGGGTGAAATCATTAATAAAGCAGGATGACAACTGGCAAATGATTAATAATGGATAGCAATCCTGTTGTTCCCCTACAGTTAGTCTTTGATGACCAGGTGTGCATGTGTATAGAGACCAGCCCCTGCAACCATGCCAGGCTTGAGCTACTATTTCTGAATACAGAAAACTGTCTGTAACCAAGGCTCttcaagattatttttctttcctcaaaaTGTAACTAGAACTGACTGTCTTGTGCCACGTTCATCTCGAGCTCCAAAACTAAAGGTTTAGCTCACCTCCTATTATTTTAAGGTCCAGTGCAGTGACTTGGGTGATCTAAATACAAAGGAACATTGATGGACAGTAGAGCCTCCGCCTCCCTGCCAAATCAGGTGTCCATTTGGGGATAGCCCAGCCTAGTCTTGAGGACCTTAGGTAGTTGCACACTGCCCCCAAAAGCTTGAACAAAAATGAGCATCACAAAGGAAGAGGCTCGTTGACTTGTTAATCATTTGGACAAATACCAGGTGCCAAAGTCTGATACAAGAAACAAATTAGGATTCCCCAGCTAGAAAAATGCTAAGATGataacatttaaaatatctatttttttaaattgcatattttatttcatatgaGGCTTTTATTACACTCTCAAAGAAGAGCCATTCCAGTGAGCCCCCACCAATGCCAAGCTGTGCTGTGTGAGAAGGGGCGCATGGTTCAGTCCCAAAACCAGGACTGATGTGTCTGAGGCTGCTGGTGTTCATGTGCCTCACTCAGTTCTTCATTATTAACACAAATTTATCATAAGCTGTAGTTGGCTTCCCacttatttctctttctctcctttgaACATTCATTGAGTTGGTGCAAAGGGAAATGGGATCAGACAGAGATGTCATCTGAAACTTGAGGATGAATGTAACCCTCTCTGCAGGGTTATCTGGAGATTATGTATCAGACCAGCTCTTTCTATTTCACTCCTTCTGGGAAGGACTCTTAGCACCTGACCTTTGTTccaaagaatacagaaagaGGAAATGTGAGGTGTAAGTGTTTAAATGAAGTCCTATACAATATTTTTGTGGTGAGCTGCTGTTTTCACCAGCATCTAGCACCTGTGCAGGTGGTGTAAGAGTCCTTTAAGAATCCCTGGGAAAACATATCTTCCAATAAAATGCCAATTTATCTTAGCAGAAGATATGTGCTGAATTTTTCAGTGTTGTCAAGGTAGTAATTCTAGATTACTACCTTGGAGGTAGTAATCTAGAATTAGGAAAGGCAGGAAAGTGGGAGAGTAGCTGCCTCAGGGACCTAGGTGTGAAATTATCAGTGCCATTGGACTTCACACACCTAGAGGCCTGGATGAACTTTAAGGATTGGTTTTGTCAGTTTTATATACATAGGAATTAGACATGAAGTGTTGTAATATTTTTGTGGATCTGGTAAAACTAACAAAAGAAAGATGAGGAATATGGGGTTATAAAAACTAGATTTACTGACTTCTGGTCAAGCACTCTAATTCCCAGAGcatattacttaaaaaaatttatgtcAGGGTTTTCTTGGGTTCTAGTTCAACCATCAATCCTAAATATTTATAGATTATTTATTCTGGTGGTCTGATAagttttaattcattttttaatgagATCTGAAATGTGTTAGTGCAAAATCACTCAAGCATCATGTGAATAATGTAGAATCACAGTCCAGTCTTTGCATCTGGGTAAACCTCATAAAATGTTTTGCAGATGATGAAAGCCTGGGAACCCTCATTACCAACACAACAGACTGAATTTCACATTATTTTAACATTTGATATTTTGATCTTTAATTAacatactcttttttttttttttaatgattaatTAATCCCCATAGGAAATACCCATCCTCCTTAACCCCACTGAAAATAACAGCTGCAGTCCACACCACTGTCCTTTAAAAAGTACTACTGGTCTGTATGCTTTTAAGAGTAATGACAGTCTCTAAAAGACTGTTTGGGTGATCAGCAGAAACAGGAGCTTCAGGCAAGACCAGTTATATTTTAAATCACTCTGGACTCTGCACTAAGAGACAGAAGGCAAGCTCTATACTTCCAGACTTTTGCAGGTTCTCcggattttcttttccaaactttAGTTAAGGGTCAAAGCCACTTCTCATTCTGAATTCCCTGTAATTATCTTCAACTCTTCAGTGGCTTCTCCCTTTCCCACAACAtttatttgtgctttttctgtATCTCTCAAAAGTTTCAGGAATGGAAATTTCATAACTATGTGTTGACAAATCAATGCAGGCCCACTTACACAGAGGAATATATTATTTAGTAGTAATTAATAATAACACGATTCTTCCACTCTGTAATTATGCTTTTCTAAATTTGCCGCCACCTTACTGAGATAATTTGTCTGGTATTTTTGATTGTTCTCTAGTTAGAGTTGCAAAGACTGTATAAAAGACCATAAGAatcttttaaaaggaattttctcTTTGTCAAAGTGAGAAATATTGTAATGTCTGTCATTACAAATACTGATCAGGAAATACCTTTTAATCAGTTATTGTAGACAGAAATGGTTTTAGATGTAATTGAGTATGCCTTGAAATTTGGGGGAAGAAGTTCCTTCCTACATATTTTTGAAgatttaattgtatttttctggACACAATATTCATAATctcagggaatggctttaagaCATTTGCAAGATACATTGCCATGTGGTTGGTAAGGCACTGGTGACTCCTATTCAACACGCAGGTTGCTGTGGTAGGGTTGTATTATTGTTAGTGCTATAAGTCAGCTCCTTATTTGCTCAATTATAAAAGTGGACATGGATAAATCAATATGCAGGTGTGTGCATTTGGTTTTTATCCCCCACCTGGCACTTTTATCAGGGAGAGAGGTTAATTTTTCAAAGCTATGTTTCTTGGACTTATGTCACTCATGCTGGTAGAAGCAGCAGCCCTGTCTGTAACATGGCTAAAGCAGCAGGAGTCAGACCCTCCCTAAAGCCATCACCTGCAGCCAGACACTGTAAGGGTGATCCATGATGTGTGATCAAACTGACCATCACTTGCCAAAAATGTTACCTAGGCAGGTTTGGTAATCATTCAAAGACTAGCACATAAAATAGATCACTAAATCCCTACTCCACTGGCTTGGCTGGAGGTATGCTTGTGAATAAATGACAAAGATTTCACTATTTAAGAGGCACACTGATGAATGCCACCTATGCAAACCTTTGTAGAGACACAAAAGACCTTTCTAAACTAAACCGTGATTTTATGGAGAAGAATATACCACAGGACCAATGTtccctctgggggaaaaaaaagaagcgaTGCCCATATCCCAgtatattttttacttttgtatATCTGTTTTTCTCATGTGTGGATCTGGCCTTCTTTTTCAGAGGGATCTGGTCAGCACCATAGGGGAAAGCGCGgctttgggagcagctggagttGTTCTCTGGGGCAGCATGCAGTACGCCAGCTCAAAGGTCGGTCAGATCAGTTTGCCAGTTCTTAGGAATCACCTCAATCACCTCAATCTTAGGAATCACCTCTTGTCTGGCACCACACCCTCCATATGTATCTTTATCAGTGCCATCAGCCAACAACGGAGGACGATGGCTCAGCACTACTTTCAGGTCTCATTAATTCTGTTAGGCTGAAAAGTCCTGTTGCTCCAGAGCACATTGCTTTGGGCAGGTCATTTGTAGCTCAGTGGAATAATGAGTCCAGGTGAGGAGAAAGATGTGTTTCAAAACAATGCCATACAGATAAAAGCACAGCTTGTTTTACAGTGTTCTGCTTTGTAACTACAGCAGTTATGCAGATTGACTGGGAAGGAATGGAGCCTAGAGGTGAGGTATTTTCTCCAGCTGCTAATGTTGAAATGTTACACAG from Haemorhous mexicanus isolate bHaeMex1 chromosome 5, bHaeMex1.pri, whole genome shotgun sequence encodes:
- the LOC132328123 gene encoding hyaluronidase-1-like — translated: MAARVRALAVVAVLALAEAALPKPARAPPVLHKPFVVVWNAPTEQCRLRYKVDLDLGVFDIASNINETLSGSNVTIFYHTHLGYYPYYSDNGDPVNGGVPQNESLIKHLSKAKSDIDYCIPMKKFQGLAVIDWENWRPQWDRNWGNKSIYRNKSLEIVRRRHPRWSEDKIRKVAKEEFENAGRSFMNNTILLAEHMRPNGLWGYYLYPDCYNYDYKEHPQTYTGKCPAIESFRNDLLLWLWKESTALYPSIYLDYILKSSPNALKFVHYRVKEAIRVASIARKDYVLPVFVYSRPFYAYTFHVLTERDLVSTIGESAALGAAGVVLWGSMQYASSKESCLMVKRYIDGPLGHYVINVTSAAKLCSKVLCKKNGRCIRRNSNSSAYLHLSPTDFKIHNHHSERGSRFQVTGKPSLESIEAMRQRFICQCYQGWTGIFCELPDQRLLEHWVRVVFSRSRKQSLFVFLLGAMQLLLLCSTH